TTTGGTCGACTTTTCCTGTCTTATTTTAAACGAGTTAAACATTATATTCTGAGATGTACCACATATTAAACACTATTTAGACGGACCACAGATAAAGCTTTGTAGACCTTATTGAAAATAACTGTAAAAAGATGCGACTGTCTGGATTCTGGAATAGCTTGGTCCCGAAAAAACGTCTTGCTGAAACTCAATATGCCGACCCCATAAGTGAAAGGCGATAGGAAGACGAAACATTAAGAAACACAAACTTTTTAACATAGAGAAAACACAAAATGTAAGAAGGTTTGGGCAGGTGCTCGTCTTTCTAAAGAATAACGTCACTAATAATTTGTCTACTTACGACTATGTGAAAGCGTCAGTCTTCCTTAAATCGCCTACTTATCTTATCTTAGCAACAAATAGGGCAAAAATGTAATGAAGTCTTTCAGTCACCTGTTGTGCGACTTATTATCCAAATACCAAAATCCTTTGGCTCTAAGCAAACACACACTTCGCGCTGCATGTGTGCACTGGTTGCCATGGAAACGACCAACTAACAATGTTGTGTTCTGAACAACACTTTCCACTTTCCAGGCGTTTGCATTTCCTAATCATTGTTATAAAAGCGTTATTTCCCGAAAATTCAGGGAATGTAAAACGAGTTTCAAATGTTTTGAAAACGTTCTGGTTATCTTACAAACTTTCTTAACGTTAAACCATTCTATCTTCGTATTACGTTGTACAACCTTTTGGCATTCTCCTTTTGGCTGTTTATGCACCGAAAATGTCCACAAAAATGTacttacacatttttaaataaacttgaTTATGACTGAAATTGCAACAGCTTAAAAAAACATTGGCTatatggaaaataaaaaatataaaaataaaagttaattataaTAGCATCTCAATCATGATCTCAATAGACCTATTAATGCACTGTGGTAGGTTCAGGAAATGTTTTATCAGGCTGCATGGAGAGTAGAGAACAGAGATTTTCTATAAAGCTGTCCATATattggggtccatcaactgtctggttactgacattcttcaaaatatcttccatATAGTTATAtaatcaactgtttggttactgacatatTCAAAAATTCTGTAcggttatataataataataataataataataataataataataataataatataatataatatatatatatattataacacactttttattcagaagaatctcaaagtgctacaatggaaaagggaaaaTAACACAAAGGGATCTCAAAGGGATGAGTTCCTGTAGATATGTTGtagtagtccagcctggtggagacaaaggcatggacaagtttCTCTGCATCTGGATTCTGGAAAGGTTAAAAGGGAACAGAGTTTGGAGATGTTTTGAAGGTGGTGGAAGGAGGTTTTGCAGATGTGTTTAATATGGTCATTGAAGGTCAGCTGGGGGTCAAACTGAACCCCTAGGTTAGTGACTGAGGAGGAGAAGGTGACCTGGGATAAGGGAGAGGGGTGAAGGGGTTACTTCCCATCCTTGCGGTGAGTCGTGACAGAGCTGTGGAGGGGCTCGGGGCAGTGTTGATATAAATTTgcgtgtcatcagcataacaatgaaaagacAGACCATGTCTGCTGATGACAGGATCGAGGGGAAGCATGACATCACAAGGTCATACATCACAATGTAATAGGGAGCAGCCTGGACTCGCATTCTTCCAATATAACGCGCTCAGTCCTGTCAGAAAGGTAAGACTGAAACCACTGCAGTGCTACTCCCGACAGTCCAACTATGTTGTGGAGGCGGTCCAGGAGGATGGTATGGTCCACAGTGTCGAATGCCGCTGATAGGTCGAATGAGCATGAGCAGTGATGGTGATCCTGAATCAGCTGTCATAAGAAGGTCATTTGTCATGGTCATCTAAGCAgagctgtttctgtgctgtgtaTATAATCAattgtttggttactgacattcttcaaaatatcttctttataTGGTTATATAATCTTCTGTTTGGTTACTGggattcttcaaaatatcttctttatgGTTATATAATCGTGGTTATCGGCAGTCTTCAGAATATCGTTTgtattcagcagaagaaataaatatACAGGTTTGGACCTTGAAGgaaagtaaataatgacagaattttcattttttcatttcccTTTAAGCTATAGCTATTATTGATAGCTAACTTTGTCAAAAGAAGTTTAAACTATAATCCTAGACAGTAACATATAGTGATGGCCCAGATCGGGCCCACATCTGGTAAGCTTTGAATCCACTTGTACCAGATGTGGCCCAAATCTGGGCCGACACTATATGTTCCTGTCTGGGATAAGAAAACATTAGAATACAACTTTAAactaaataaactttaaaataaatagacTAAATCCATGTAGCCTAAAGTATTTTGAACATCCACTCATCAAAACTCAATGCTAAACAACTTAATAGACAGGCGCTGTCAGTATGTAGATCATGTtccatacaggtccttctcaaaaaattagcatatttcatccgaccaataaaagaaaatagtttttaatatggaggcccaggatgcttcgatagcagcctaaagctcatccagagtgttgggtcttgcgtctttcaactttctcttcacaatatcccacagattctctatggggttcaggtcaggagagttgacaGGCgcattgagcacagtaataccatggtcagtaaaccatttaccagtggttttggcactgtgagcaggtgccaggtcgtgctgaaaaaccaaatcttcatctccataaagcttttcagcagatggaagcatgaagtgctccaaaatagctagctgcattgcccctgcccttgataaaacacagtggaccaacaccagcagctgacatggcaccccagaccatcactgactgtgggtacttgacgctggacttcaggcattttggcatttccttctccccagtcttcctccaggctctggcaccttgatttccgaatgacatgcaaaatttgctttcatccgaaaaaagtactttggacctctgagcaacagtccagtgctgcttctctggggaatgcggcacctgtagcccatttcctgcacacgcgcgtctgtgcacggtggctctggatgtttctactctagactcagtccactgcttccgcaggtcccccaaggtctggaatcggtccttctccacaatcttcctcagggtccggtcacctcttcttgttgtgcagcgttttttgccacactttttccttcccacagacttcccactgaggtgccttgatacagaactctgggaacagcctattcgttcagaaatttctttctgtgtcttaccctctcgcttgagggtgtcaatgatggccttctggacagggtcgggtctgcagtcttacccatgattgcagttttgagtaatgaatcAGGCtgtgagtttttaaaagcctcaggaagcttagcaggtgtttagagttaattagttgattcagatgattaggttaatagctcgtttagaaaaccttttcatgatatgctaaatttttgagataggaattttgggtttttatgagctgtatgccaaaatcatcggtattaaaacaataaaagacctggaatatttcagttggtgtgcaatgaatccaaaaaatatatgaaagtttaatttttatcattacattatggaaaataatgaacttttatcacatatgctaatattttgagaaggacctgtatattaaTGGCCTTCAAAGTACCATGTAGGGCTGTATATCtgcaaaataatgaaaaataacatgtagccTATTACAGTAAAGTTTTATTGTCGTTCTTTTATTGAATTGCTCAAAAAGACTCTGTGAAGTTTCTGTACACATAACTTTGACAGAACATTTAAAGAACCTTCTAAACTAAAATGCTTTTAATTTTAACAGAACatgataatacatttaattttagcctacatttaacaACTGTATGTAacatgtttttctttaaaaaaaataaatataaaagtatttattactgtttactattagaaaaaaatattacatttaacaaGGCAATTCATACAGTATACTTCATATCATTAAATacaacaaaattaaaatattgtcacatttatttaataatcacAATTAAATCACGGGTCAAGTTACGGGTTTGAGGGGTGACATTTGATTTCCTTGAGTACATACATTTCTTTGAACTGACATGGTAGTATACAAGTCtggaaaaatgaaataaaaattcagaatgCCTTTGATGTTCACTGTGGTTTAAACAGTATTCAGATAAACCTCCACGGGAGGGGAATTTCCTTGTTCAGAGGCCACATCAAATGTTTGCTGACATCACTTAATGTCAGAACTTTTCTCTTTCTGTGCAGCAAGGACTCTTTCACTGTCACATTTTGTATGCTGCTGTCAAGATGTGATACACATTCCACACATTCatcaattatgtttttattaaggTACCAATATACACTGGTGTGAAAATGTGAGTAATACTAGCCCATGTACAATATGACTGAGAACTTAATAATAACCTTTAGCGTAAACAATATAAGCACCTATGTTTATCCTGAAAACCAGTACAGTACCTCCTTAAGTTGATAGTGGATGATAAAggtctggtttcacagacaaggcttagcCTAAGCCAATAGTAGGTCTTAGTTCAATTtagacatttaagtagcttttataaacatgccttaaAAACATGGTGTGCATCTAGAAACAAATCAAtagcactgacatattttaagactgttcaaacatgcattttagtctgggctTAAGCCTCGTCTGCGAAACCaggaaaattattattttttaattcaaagTTAGAATAGGTCAAttattctttaaatatttatatttgtacAATAGTAACACAAGGCAGATTCATGTGACCAAAGACAAGGATTATAAGTTATAAGCCACTGCTTTATAATTTgcgtttattttacattatgcTTAAATAAAATAACTCACAAAGATGAATATTTTTAACCATGACAGAGCGTTTCCTGTTAAAAGTACAGAAAACAGCGCATCTGCTATGCAGACTTTTAGTAAATGATTGAGAAATTTAACTGCAGCCTTCACACATGAAAAGATGGAGTCAAGATGAGGCAGATTTCATGCTTGCCTGCAGTTGCTCTAGCTTCTCTTGCAGTTCCTGGGCGCAGCCTGACAGGTTCATGTAGTGTAATGTTGAGTAGATATTCTTCAGCTTCGCTCCACTGCTCTGGCTCCACATACGTAGCATCATGTACTGCTTTTCTAGATAGGATGGGCCTGCCTCCATTTCGATTCTTTCCATCTGATCATCTGACACTGATAGCAGTCGCAGAAATTCCTTCCAGCGTGTCACAGGAATCTCTCTTATGATGGTGTAGAGCACTGGTGCTGGCCAGGACTCCTGCATCACAAGCATCACTGGGGAAATATATAGATCTGGCCTTTAGATACAGGAGTTGGATTAAACAGAGTAAAAtggttttaaatgtaaaaggtCAAGAAAGCCTGAGCTTTCAGGTTAAATTTCCTGTTGATTGCTtttgatattttagttgaaaataCTTAAAAGGTACACTTTGTAAATTgagaataaaaaatgtatttggtcTTACCCTGATTATCTTTGGTAAGCCTATTATTAAGTGTTTATGTTTTAGACAGCGGTTTGGTTTGCATGGGAAATTACATACATATTGCCCGTGGCTCTCTCGTGATATCCATACATTTGACGCATGTATGTCATGTGAGCTGCATAGGTTAGTGGTCACACAACAAGCAAGAAGGTTGACTAATCTCGAACCTCAGAGGAGTTacccattttaaaaatacaaaaaacgcAGCATAGAGGAAAGTCTGTTGGCAAAAAGAGCTTGTAATAAAAGAAGAATGCAAATTGGCTTGGCTTCTTGGCGAGAGCAAAAAACGGTGAAGATGGTGTTTTTATTACTCAACAGTAAGGTATTTTATTGAACATAAACTGCTCTTTAACAGAGTTTGTTGTGAAGCATAATCTTTTTGTGAAGGGTCATTTCACTATGGTTATATCACTGTACTGgaatttattttcaatgaaGTACTGTGTCTATTAATGGGTATAGCTAATGTCTTCAGCTAGTCAGCTTGCAACCCTCTCCATTGGTTATATCTCTTTAGTAGTGAATTTTTTATaatctctttctctttttttagttATGAGAAAGACATATCTTCATCCTCACAGTCATGCAGAGCgaagcacaaccaaaacaatgttcttcAGCTAAATGCATgcagtttagttttttttttagttgttgtttttttttacaacaaaagtTACATGGTGTATATGGTGTTAATATTTGTACCTGTATAATCATAAAGCTTCTGCTAAGAATCAAAGTGCATTACAACGTAACAGTCGGTCTAGCAAACAAGACAAACACTACAACTGTTTTTTACGTTAATATAGGCCTACTGAATTCCTCTGCAGGTCATTGCCACTTCAATCTACAAAAGTCCATAAAAATAGTCCAACATACTGTGTTAAAATGAAGGATTTTTCGTATTGATTCCCTGTATTTTGAactttgcatttttttgtgttgtgtttaggGTAAAAAGAAATATATGTAAACTTGATGGAAAACGtcctggcagaaaattaccagtaccaGTTATTCTACGGATGTACTATCAATAAGCCATAGAAAAGCTAGTTGCGTTTTTATTAAACTAGAAACAGCGAGTCCGCAGTGTGATACAAAAGACATGAGTGGACTGATATACAGTGTTTAAGCAAATATCAGACAATTGAATGCCACAATataccaatcagaatcaagtgtTCCagagagccgtgtaataagacATTTTAACAGCAATTTTAATATGCAGTTGTATTATTCAGCATATTTTTTGTGCGCCTagtaaaaattttaaaaaaattaaggcTATTTAATGAGAACTAAAACAAAAATCCCCCTTTTCTTTTTGTTCGTGTCTACTCTGAAAATTATCGGCTGCATTTAATCAGCCTTTTTTTGCCCTTTCAACCTAATGATGTGAGGCTCCTACCACACCACCAAGGAAGCAACTGAAAGTGTGTGAGTTATTAGAAGTTACTATCTGATCTGACAGTTCTCAGAAGTTCTTTGAAATTGATTGTGATCACCTAGTCTCAAGGCATAACATACAACTTCTCATACGCCTACATGATTGGCAAATGGATAAGACTGAAAGACTTGAAATGATCAGAAAAGGAATCACATGattcaaattattttaaaacagaatACATATTACAGCTACATATTATTAAGTTttgcgatatatatatatatatattacattttgggTTTCCATTTGCTATCAGGGGAACCATGATGCTCTGTAAGTCTCCACTGATGACGCTTTGTGGGTATCTGGTCACTGGTAAAGTTTTGTTAGAGGTTTCATTGCAGGCTGAGGCATATCTTTCCTTTAAAGACAAACAAATGATTATCAAGGTCCCGCTTGTCACTTAACATGTCAGAGATCATGGAAAAAATAATCCTcaaaacaaaaattcaaaaacagaaaaaaacacacacacaaaccgttgGAATGGGAATGTTGATTCCATCTTTAGGTTGATCtgctaaaacaaatacaaatttcCCTATAAATTACATAATAACATAATTCAGATCTTCTAAATTGATGTGCATTTCCAACTTTAAGAAAACACTCTGTCTCAAACCATAAAATGAACAGCAACAAAACtttaaaaaccttttctttgtAATGAATGAAGGCCCCATTAAAGGAATAATAAacttaatttaatcaaaattaaGTGCATGTGAGAGTATATGAACCTGGTTGAATGGGATTGTTTGGATGATTGGCAACATGCAAGGTTTTGGATTGGCAGCAAAGGCATTTCCATCCACATAACCAGATGAGAAGACAGAAAAGGCCACCCAATAAGGCCACAATGATGAGAAACACCAGCAACAGAGGGTGAGGTAATTctaaaatcacacacacacacacacacacacacacacacacacacacacacacacacacacacacacacacacacacacaataataataataataataataatagtatttcTTACTTGTATATTATACTTATAAGTGCATGTTATGATTTTATGATACCTGGTTCAACTGGGGTACAAAAAGATTTACAGGACTCATTCTTGCAGCTAAACCTGAAACAAATTACATTAAGCAATAGGACAAATAAGATTTAATGTGCCTTAAATCACTTTCATGACAACTATTTGCAAAATGTAGGCCTTACTATAAAATAACTAACATAGCTTATAAAACTATTTATTCTATTCTTCAGTTAATGGCTTCAAAGCGAATAACGAATTCTACCGAATAAATAATAGGAAAATATTCAGCAGACACAACAGGTGAGCCAGAGGATAGCATTGCATTGGAGCTACATAAACCTCTAAAATCACTACACAATAACGAATGTGAAGTGAGTTACTATATGAATGAAACAAGCAGCTCGCGATAGCAAACCTAGGCTATATGGGCACGTCGACGTCATTGTGCGTCTCTCAGAAATCAGGGATTTGACAAGTGAGATATCAACTAAACTAGGCTACATCATGCAAATGTtctagcactttgagattttgtttaatataaagtgcattataaataaaatgtattattattattattattattattactatttgaTATGTCTATTTCAATTTTTAAGCCTTGTATAATGGGATACATGAATTCGAGTAACCGTTATTAATTAAATGAGCACAGCTCGATCGCAAATAAAAATactgcatgtttttatttataatttgggTGTGTTTTAATGTTTGAGTCTGCATTCGTCATTCACATGAACTTAAGTTAGTTTGGGCAAATGAGGACATTCATTAGGTTAAACTACTCCATGTCCAcctattgaaaaataaataaatataaaaattactaTCTGATTACCAACACACAACTATTGATCAGTGATGTTGCCACGACAACACAGCTAACTGGCAATGTTACAAAATTATGTTTTGACAACAAATCCAGGAATTTCACTTTTCCATTTTCCAGTGCCACAACTTAACTAGTTATGTCGCTACAACGAAAGACCTTTAACAtttagtatactttttttttaattagaagcaatacattattattattataacaattATACATAATACTTATTTTATGAATTATACAAGACATAGCTATTTGTTGAATGAAATCTATTAAGGGAACATAATTCAATTTAAAACGGGCTACTTGTATAATTTGACGAACGTCCGGTTAAAGCTAAAGCTAAAGCTAAAAGCTAAAGTTAAAGCTGTTTTCTCTTTGAACATGTGACGTCTGGCATAAGCCAACATGACCCGCTGAGTTGAGTCTGAGCTGAATCGAACTGGGGTCTCCGGCGTGGGAGGTTTGCACGCTACTTTGAACAAGGACGCTAtggacagcagcagcagcagcgcagCCTCTAGCTCAGTCGCAACTCGAGTCGCTAGCGTGCCCCTTGAGGCCAGGGCAGTGAGGTTTACACGCACAGCTCTAACTGGCCTACGTTTCATCTGGATTTAATTTCAGATACAGATACAACTACTTTTGAGACTTTGACAGATATTGGCTCTGCACCCCTAGTAGGCTAAACACTCAGAAATGCAGGAAATTCTAATGCTGATGTTTGCTAAACCTTATGTACAGGAAAACCACAACCCATTAACCTACATGCTAAAGCCAGCCTAGAATAATCAAACCAAAACTTTCAAAAATTCGTATTATCCACAAATAGTCATTTATCAAAAAACTATCAAGATTTATCCAACAGGAAGTACAGACAAAAGTGAATATTCGACCACATACTTGACACAACTTTGGCATTGTCCACCATCAAGAAAATAGCCATTCTGACAAGTTACTGTTGTGGTTTTAACGGTTGTTAGTTGGTTACATTTCTCTTTACAGTTCAAACCTGAGTGACAGATAAGAGAAAAAACAATATTCAGTCAAAGTTTCCTGGCCACAAgttcagcatttttttaaattacaatagAAAGCATAATCTGTCCCAAAAGTTTGTAACTTTCTTTTAGTGGTACTTACATTCTGTGCAGTTTTGGCAATGGTCACAGGGTACACAAAATCGATCATGTCTGTAAAACCCAGGTTTACAACCGCAGACTCGGTCCTTTTTTGATGTGCAGTCGGTGTCAATATCTTCATGAGCTGTAAAACCATAACTGCTTGATTCTTATATTCAGATTTAAAGGTTATCCTGCACAATTACAAAAATGACAGATATTCTGATTCTAGTTTACTTACCAGCCCTATCACAATCCCTACATCTGATACATACTTtcaatttatttgcaaattccGTGAAATAATTGTCCGCACACTCCTCACAGTAATTTCGTTTTTTGTAAAATCCTGCAAAGTAATAGGAAAGAATACCTATTCAAGAGAGGTGGAGGTCCATCTTTTTTATGCGTTTCACTGTGGtcttattattacttttattttaacCAGTAGGGGGCACATCTGTTTACCTGGTGAACAGTTTCCATTTATCATGGGTCTTCTTGTACTTTGGCAATGGGAGGCTACAAATAGTATAAACACCTGAAATAAAGACAATTAACTGcattatcaaataaaaaaataatataaaaacaatatctGAACAGTGGTTTATTaaagcagtgttttttttttttttttttgtaaatgttaatATATAAAGATACTTTGTGAGAAATACAGACAACACATTACATATACATTGACATATCAACAATGTTTCTCCTGAAATAAAAGACAGACTTCAGAGCTGGCAAATTAATGTGAGATTAttcaaaggatttttttttttttttttttgtaatatactGTAATATCTGACTAGCAAATTTGTGAACAGTTTGAGACATTGTCGAGATTAATTGTAATTAATGTCATGCTTTTCGGTAATTACATCAATTTAAGTAATCTCTTGACAGAAACacatccttaaagggatagttcacccacaaatgttcaccctcatgttgttccaaaactgtacgagtttcttttttctgttgaacacaaaagaagatattttaaagaatgttggtaattcATTTTTCCTACTGGAAGTCTAACACcaactgtttgattaccaaGATTCTTTAACATATCTTCTTCTATCAGAagaaaactcatacaggttttgaacaacttgagggtaagtgatgacaaaatgttaatttttgtgtgaactatccctttaaaaaataaatacagacaGAAAGATTCCTTGAAAGTTATCCACATCTTAATTTGAATGATCGAATTAATTGTATCTCTTTTTAAATAGTTCCTTCTACCACACCCTTTTCAATCCATGCTGTTTTGCATTGAAACCTTAAACCCTCAGTCTTAAAGACCCACATACGATTTAGGCATTAGAAATAGCTTGTAATTatcttatatttttaaataatatacctttaccaaatataatttgtgttatttattaaatatattatatattatgcacaACGTGCAACTGATAGCAAATATCTACCGCTACTTAGCCATGATAATTTAACATAAAAGCCTGCATTGTTAAATTACATATATTTGTTATTTACAATGAGGTTAACAAAACCAGTCGCAACAGCATGTATCCAAATTAAGACTGGTCATTGCAACAGGGTTGTGGTTACTGAGAAGTTATTTCTCAACCACCTTTAATCCGAAATGGAAGAAATAACAGTTGAAACTAACAGCATGAGAtacaaacatttataataagGAAAGATAGCAACTATAGCACAACATGTCTGAGGGaaaggttagggttaggaaaAGCAAGGACAGCATTGCTGGTAAAAATCGAGGACTTACCAAACCAAAACACAGCATTGACACAGTCATGATGAGATGTCCAGTTTCAGCTAAAGAGGCATGAATGGCGAGTAATAGTATGATTTGAATTCATAGACTTACAACctgataaaaacattaaatattccAACTCCGCTTCATGTCAGCATTTGTGGCATCCTCCTTCTGCTTCACTCTAGCAGAGCATCTGCTCAGACAGGAAGGTGAGTAACCAACCCAGAAAGCTTTATGTACAAGATCTAAGAGCAGGTGACAAATGAGAAACAATAAAACACGTCAGACCAATAAACTCAGTGTGGTATGGTTGAAAATTTGATCATTTATAAAGTCTGTCATTTGGTTAATATGCATTACTTAACTGAATTGTAAACTATAACACAATCCATAACCTAATTAAAAAGTTGACATGAATAACCAAATCACGTTTTAAAACGATGTAATTTGAGGATAATTCAAAAATATCCTCAGTAAACTatttatgaatacattttttatttgatatagTAAAACtagtttgttcttttctcacaTACTTTCAATAGAGTTAAATGCTATATTGTAGCTAAGCAAAGAAGACTAAATTAGTACTCCTGTATCTTTATCGCCACTAAGGTCATGTAAACATGTTGTGGGCTGATTGCTTCTTGGTCTAGCTCGTTGTAGTTTGGTATCTGCTTCAGGTCTAAAATGTGCTTCATgtgaaaacatttatatatttttgatacGAATCTATAATTCAATGACTCATCCACAGTTCACTTGTCGCCACCTAACCTACTCTACCACCACAAGCAAAGTGATACAAACAGCGAAGAGTCGGAACGGCAATCAGATTCGAGAACCCGAACTAAATGGTGTAAATtgtgtaaaagtttttatttGAATCTAAATATTATTTCACATCACTGAATCAACCTAAATACATTATTTTGCActaataatacaaatttaaaagTAGAGATTGTTCTTTTATGCTATAACTTCAGATTACCACTGTGATTAAGGGGAATATAACCTTACCTCTTGTATGTTTGAACCTGTCATGTGCAGATTACTAGCCCAGTACTGAACTACAACAAACACACCAAGCCTGTAGGCATGACTAAATGTCAGTGaggatgcattttatttaaagggttcctgaattgagaaatcaactttcccttgaacttttgatatataaataaaaggtcatggtaatttaagaaaatcctgtaagtttcagagctgaaaacaaagaaaagtttttattgataccaggcccagcaaaccaGAGATATTTTAAAATCTGCCAGGCTGTGCGAGTGTGAGAAAACACTGCATCAAACAACGCCTGATTTTGTAGCCACCCTCACCGACTCGTGCCTGACATAACATAGGCCTACACAGAGCTTAACCAGATCCAACTTCAGGCAGCAATATACATCCCGCATAAGCTTAATTTTGGATTCCAATATTATGTATGCATGGACGAACTGCAtgtttaatgaatatccagctcacgtggggaataAATATGTTCCTTAAtttcagccatctcacgttcaatgtccgtaatagctgataataatatacattgtcattttaaatctagctttacaagctttttgattatgctagtgctcttttctgtcgttgttaattacctctttagtaaacctatacataaccagcaaaagcagcacagcttgaatctcttccatactcgttatacatttttttacagtctatttttcaccatgtaaccgacttgaccgattacttttaagtgtgtgtccttacatgacgtgacagcgcgcgccacGCTCATGTTGAtaagagaggaaagttcatttttctgaggggtaaactttccgtaa
This region of Pseudorasbora parva isolate DD20220531a chromosome 6, ASM2467924v1, whole genome shotgun sequence genomic DNA includes:
- the si:ch211-112c15.8 gene encoding tumor necrosis factor receptor superfamily member 1A isoform X4, yielding MTVSMLCFGLVFILFVASHCQSTRRPMINGNCSPGFYKKRNYCEECADNYFTEFANKLKVCIRCRDCDRAAHEDIDTDCTSKKDRVCGCKPGFYRHDRFCVPCDHCQNCTECLNCKEKCNQLTTVKTTTVTCQNGYFLDGGQCQSCVKFSCKNESCKSFCTPVEPELPHPLLLVFLIIVALLGGLFCLLIWLCGWKCLCCQSKTLHVANHPNNPIQPDQPKDGINIPIPTERYASACNETSNKTLPVTRYPQSVISGDLQSIMVPLIANGNPKLMLVMQESWPAPVLYTIIREIPVTRWKEFLRLLSVSDDQMERIEMEAGPSYLEKQYMMLRMWSQSSGAKLKNIYSTLHYMNLSGCAQELQEKLEQLQASMKSASS
- the si:ch211-112c15.8 gene encoding tumor necrosis factor receptor superfamily member 1A isoform X1 — protein: MTVSMLCFGLVFILFVASHCQSTRRPMINGNCSPGFYKKRNYCEECADNYFTEFANKLKVCIRCRDCDRAAHEDIDTDCTSKKDRVCGCKPGFYRHDRFCVPCDHCQNCTECLNCKEKCNQLTTVKTTTVTCQNGYFLDGGQCQSCVKFSCKNESCKSFCTPVEPELPHPLLLVFLIIVALLGGLFCLLIWLCGWKCLCCQSKTLHVANHPNNPIQPADQPKDGINIPIPTVCERYASACNETSNKTLPVTRYPQSVISGDLQSIMVPLIANGNPKLMLVMQESWPAPVLYTIIREIPVTRWKEFLRLLSVSDDQMERIEMEAGPSYLEKQYMMLRMWSQSSGAKLKNIYSTLHYMNLSGCAQELQEKLEQLQASMKSASS
- the si:ch211-112c15.8 gene encoding tumor necrosis factor receptor superfamily member 1A isoform X3 produces the protein MTVSMLCFGLVFILFVASHCQSTRRPMINGNCSPGFYKKRNYCEECADNYFTEFANKLKVCIRCRDCDRAAHEDIDTDCTSKKDRVCGCKPGFYRHDRFCVPCDHCQNCTECLNCKEKCNQLTTVKTTTVTCQNGYFLDGGQCQSCVKFSCKNESCKSFCTPVEPELPHPLLLVFLIIVALLGGLFCLLIWLCGWKCLCCQSKTLHVANHPNNPIQPADQPKDGINIPIPTERYASACNETSNKTLPVTRYPQSVISGDLQSIMVPLIANGNPKLMLVMQESWPAPVLYTIIREIPVTRWKEFLRLLSVSDDQMERIEMEAGPSYLEKQYMMLRMWSQSSGAKLKNIYSTLHYMNLSGCAQELQEKLEQLQASMKSASS
- the si:ch211-112c15.8 gene encoding tumor necrosis factor receptor superfamily member 1A isoform X2 — its product is MTVSMLCFGLVFILFVASHCQSTRRPMINGNCSPGFYKKRNYCEECADNYFTEFANKLKVCIRCRDCDRAAHEDIDTDCTSKKDRVCGCKPGFYRHDRFCVPCDHCQNCTECLNCKEKCNQLTTVKTTTVTCQNGYFLDGGQCQSCVKFSCKNESCKSFCTPVEPELPHPLLLVFLIIVALLGGLFCLLIWLCGWKCLCCQSKTLHVANHPNNPIQPDQPKDGINIPIPTVCERYASACNETSNKTLPVTRYPQSVISGDLQSIMVPLIANGNPKLMLVMQESWPAPVLYTIIREIPVTRWKEFLRLLSVSDDQMERIEMEAGPSYLEKQYMMLRMWSQSSGAKLKNIYSTLHYMNLSGCAQELQEKLEQLQASMKSASS